One window of the Desulfurispira natronophila genome contains the following:
- a CDS encoding 3'-5' exonuclease, with translation MLGAVKQYFNRRKLVDESFQFLFEPYEGDEAVAFDCETTGLDPKHDEIIAIGAVRIKGNRVVASEKFERFFNPQQEMKVESIKIHHLLSCDLVDSDPIEDGMRDFLHFIGNRPLVGYYLEFDVAMVNKAIKPFLGISLPNKQIEVSGLYFDKKIAAIPEGNVDLRFDSIMEDLRLPPFAKHNALGDAIMAAMMYIKLINVKFLEKF, from the coding sequence ATGCTGGGAGCAGTTAAACAATATTTCAATCGTCGGAAACTTGTCGACGAAAGTTTTCAGTTTCTCTTTGAGCCGTACGAGGGTGACGAAGCCGTTGCTTTTGACTGTGAAACCACGGGCCTGGACCCAAAGCACGATGAAATCATTGCCATAGGTGCCGTGCGCATCAAGGGGAATCGCGTTGTAGCTAGTGAAAAATTCGAACGATTTTTCAACCCGCAACAGGAGATGAAAGTAGAGAGCATCAAGATTCACCACCTTCTCAGTTGCGATTTGGTGGATAGCGATCCTATTGAAGATGGCATGCGGGACTTTCTCCACTTCATCGGGAATCGTCCCCTGGTTGGCTACTATCTGGAATTTGACGTGGCTATGGTTAACAAAGCAATTAAACCTTTCTTGGGTATTTCACTTCCCAATAAACAAATTGAAGTATCGGGTCTCTACTTCGATAAAAAAATTGCAGCTATTCCTGAGGGAAATGTTGACCTGCGCTTTGACTCCATCATGGAAGATCTCAGGCTACCACCTTTTGCCAAGCACAACGCTCTAGGGGACGCTATTATGGCAGCCATGATGTATATCAAGCTTATAAATGTCAAATTTCTGGAGAAGTTCTAA